In Sediminispirochaeta bajacaliforniensis DSM 16054, the DNA window TGGGAGAATGAAGAAAAAATTAGCTCACATGATGCTGACAACAGAATTGAAGATGTTCCGTTCATTAAAATGTTTACTACCTGGATGCCACAAATTATTGGTGGTATATGGAATAAGAAAAACCAGAATTCTGTTTTTGGTGAATGGTATGCTTCTTGCTATGAAGTAAGAAATGATATAATACATAATGGTACATTTTATAAAGGAACAGTACTGGATAAGGCCATAATGTCCTCATTTAAGTTAATAGAATATATAATAAATAGAATGTGTAGCTGCAGATATGGTTATTTAAAGGACATCAAGATAGTGCCAAATATAACTATAAAAGACATGTCTAATGGAGATAATTCACCAACTAATGATAAAAATGGAGATGAAAAATAGATAACCAGCAATTGGAGCAGACGTGGCTACTGTCATGGTTTTTGCTTGGGATTGAGTAAAGAAGAGCAGAATTAAGAAGCGAAAGCTCTAATCTGTGAAAGATATGGTATAATGCATGAAGGAAAGAGCACAAACACATGCCAGTAAACGCCACGCAGCTCAATTGAATGTTAAAAACACTTTGAAAAATATTGTAATTGGAGTATAATCCAAATATATAGAGATTTAACAGGAGTTGAGTCATATGATAGATGGGTTTATCTCCACATATAAGAGATTACTTCAGAATACGAATTACAAGCATCATAGATATATCTATAAGGAATTCAATACCGATAATCGTCTAACTGGTTTGATTGGGCCACGTGGAACAGGAAAAACAACACTTTTACTACAATATATCAATGAAAAGATTGAGAATAAGGATGATTGCATCTATGTTTCAATAGATCATATATATTTCTCAAAGAATAACTTACTAGAATTTATCAATGAATTATATGATGATTATGGTGTAAGATACTTCTTTTTTGATGAAATCCATAAATATCCCAATTGGAATCAAGAATTAAAGAATGCTTATGATTCATATCCAGATATAAAGATAGTTTTTTCGGGAAGTTCCAGTATAGATCTAATAAAGGGAACTTATGATCTATCCAGGCGGGGAGTACTATACAGAATAGGAGGATTGTCGTTTAGGGAATATCTCCTTTTTAATAATATTCTTGATGCAAAAGTTGTGACTCTTGGACAAATATTGGATGAAAGGGGAAAAATTGAAGAAGAAATATCAAATGTAAAGAGAATAAAGGGATATTTCAAGGATTATCTAGGAACAGGATATTATCCATTTTATTTAGAAGATAAGAATACATATAATCAAAAGATATTAAGAATAATTGAAAAGACAATATTCGAAGATATATCAAATTTCTATAATCTTAAAACAGAAAATCTATCGAATTTTAAAAGAATATTATCATATTTAGCAACGATTCCGCCGGGAGAATTGAATATAAATAGTATATCCAAGAATATCGGATTGGATAATAAGACAATACAGAATTATTTAAACATATTGAAAGAGACTGGAATGATCGAATTATTAGGAGAGAATAGAGCAGGAAGTAATCTACTAAAACAAACAGAAAAGATATATTTGGATAATCAGGATTTATATAATGCAATAATTGAAGAAATAGGGTATGAATCAAAGATTGGAACTATTAGAGAAATATTTTTTATAAAGATGATTAAGAATTCTGGACATAAGATTTATTATAATAAGACCGGAG includes these proteins:
- a CDS encoding ATP-binding protein is translated as MIDGFISTYKRLLQNTNYKHHRYIYKEFNTDNRLTGLIGPRGTGKTTLLLQYINEKIENKDDCIYVSIDHIYFSKNNLLEFINELYDDYGVRYFFFDEIHKYPNWNQELKNAYDSYPDIKIVFSGSSSIDLIKGTYDLSRRGVLYRIGGLSFREYLLFNNILDAKVVTLGQILDERGKIEEEISNVKRIKGYFKDYLGTGYYPFYLEDKNTYNQKILRIIEKTIFEDISNFYNLKTENLSNFKRILSYLATIPPGELNINSISKNIGLDNKTIQNYLNILKETGMIELLGENRAGSNLLKQTEKIYLDNQDLYNAIIEEIGYESKIGTIREIFFIKMIKNSGHKIYYNKTGDFEVEGTIYEIGGKNKKLKQIKEKLGNAYLVKDDILVGSRYEIPLYLFGFLY